A region from the Solibacillus sp. FSL H8-0523 genome encodes:
- the gpsB gene encoding cell division regulator GpsB, translating to MDIKLTADYILEKEFKKSMKGYNVDEVDQFLDIIREDYDAFATKLAALEEENARLKQEMTNTSRKSSTPPPPTGANNTNFDILKRLSNLEKHVFGSKLYE from the coding sequence ATGGATATTAAATTAACAGCTGACTATATATTAGAAAAAGAATTTAAAAAAAGTATGAAGGGCTATAACGTGGATGAAGTGGATCAATTTTTAGATATTATTCGTGAAGATTATGATGCATTCGCTACGAAACTTGCTGCGCTTGAAGAAGAGAATGCGCGCTTAAAGCAGGAAATGACAAACACAAGCCGTAAAAGTTCGACACCACCACCGCCAACAGGTGCGAACAATACAAACTTTGATATTTTAAAACGTCTATCAAATTTAGAGAAACATGTATTTGGAAGTAAACTATACGAATAG
- a CDS encoding class I SAM-dependent RNA methyltransferase — MTKFQLVATAAMGLEAIVAEEVRDLGYETRVDNGKVYFEGDELAIARANLWLRVADRVKIVVAQFPARTFDQLFEGVKALEWEKYLPVDANFPVSGKSVKSTLFSVPDCQAITKKAIVERLKFAHKRLGFLDESGPLFKIEISILKDVATLTIDTSGAGLHKRGYRTVQGEAPLKETLAAALVKVSKWSPNRPFVDPFCGSGTIALEAAMIGQNIAPGYNREFVSESWPWMKEAVWEKARDEADEKADYDQELTIIGTDIDHRMVSIAQDNAVEAGFGDLITFKQMQSIDFTTQLTDGVIVTNPPYGERIGEVEEIEKMLRQFGDVMKKYPTWSVYMLSSMEDFEVHYGKKATKKRKLFNGFIRTDLYQYWGQKSRREQ; from the coding sequence ATGACAAAATTTCAATTAGTTGCGACAGCTGCAATGGGTCTAGAGGCCATCGTAGCAGAAGAAGTACGCGATTTAGGTTACGAAACACGTGTCGATAACGGCAAAGTGTATTTTGAAGGAGACGAGCTTGCAATTGCTCGTGCCAATCTGTGGTTACGTGTAGCAGACCGTGTGAAAATCGTTGTTGCACAATTCCCAGCAAGAACATTCGATCAATTATTTGAGGGTGTAAAAGCACTTGAATGGGAAAAATATTTGCCAGTAGACGCAAACTTCCCAGTATCGGGTAAATCTGTAAAATCAACATTATTCAGTGTGCCTGACTGTCAGGCCATCACAAAAAAAGCCATTGTCGAGCGTTTAAAGTTCGCACATAAACGTTTAGGCTTTTTAGATGAATCAGGTCCGTTATTTAAAATTGAAATTTCAATTTTAAAAGATGTGGCGACATTAACAATCGATACATCTGGCGCAGGGCTACATAAACGTGGCTATCGTACAGTTCAAGGTGAAGCACCACTTAAAGAAACATTAGCGGCAGCGCTTGTAAAGGTTTCAAAATGGTCACCAAACCGTCCATTCGTTGACCCGTTCTGTGGTTCAGGGACAATTGCGCTTGAAGCAGCGATGATCGGTCAAAACATCGCACCAGGCTATAACCGAGAGTTCGTGTCAGAATCATGGCCTTGGATGAAAGAAGCCGTTTGGGAGAAAGCACGTGACGAAGCGGATGAAAAAGCAGATTATGACCAAGAGCTAACAATCATTGGTACAGATATCGACCACCGCATGGTTTCTATTGCACAAGATAACGCAGTAGAAGCGGGCTTTGGTGATTTAATTACATTCAAACAAATGCAATCAATCGATTTCACGACGCAATTAACAGATGGCGTAATCGTAACAAACCCGCCATACGGAGAGCGTATCGGTGAGGTTGAAGAAATTGAAAAAATGCTACGTCAATTTGGCGATGTGATGAAAAAATATCCAACATGGTCAGTGTACATGCTGTCATCAATGGAGGATTTTGAAGTCCATTACGGTAAAAAAGCGACGAAAAAACGCAAATTATTTAACGGTTTCATCCGTACTGACTTATACCAATACTGGGGTCAAAAATCAAGACGTGAGCAATAA
- a CDS encoding DEAD/DEAH box helicase, giving the protein MLSKKRTVSELLNEWRFDEELQQNIVSTHTVDALPAHYADFPDALHPSIKKALEARGIKQLYTHQRQAFDFAQQGKHFTAITPTASGKSYCYHLPVLQQILQDKSSRAIYLFPTKALAQDQKSDLNELIELMDEDILSYTYDGDTAPGIRQKIRKAGHIVMTNPDMLHSGILPHHTKWVSLFENLKYIVIDELHTYKGVFGSHVAHVIRRLQRICAFYGSNPIFICTSATIKNPKELAESLTNTQHELIAKSGAPVGKKTFVFYNPPIVHPTFGVRRSAVLEVRDISKRLFEAGIQTIIFAKSRVRVEMLVTYLKSLTTKKIGDESIQGYRGGYLPSERREIEKGLRDGAIQMVISTNALELGVDIGQLQACVMTGYPGNIASAWQQAGRAGRRQDEALIVYVAQSTALDQYVVQHPSFMLGSSPEEARINPENILILMQHLKCAAFELPFSMEEAYGEYEVQELLTYLEEEGVLVKTSTKWHWMSDRFPAHEISLRSAAQENVVIIDLTTPANTKVIGEMDTYSAMTLLHEEAIYIHQGTQFQVEKLDWEEKKAYVREVDVDYFTDANLAVELKVLSEDKSEQFSGATVSYGDVGLLAIPTIFKKIRFNTHDNIGSGPISIPPMEMHTNATWMSFDLPDNWTEEQLTDALTGAAYAISSFVPLFIHCDRSDISVVPQVKAIHNEKPTLFIYDSYPGGIGLSERVYDVLLPLLEQTKQHVYLCPCEHGCPSCIGAQDTLGESKKQVIKVLTTLINEMM; this is encoded by the coding sequence ATGCTCAGTAAAAAACGCACAGTGAGCGAGTTGTTAAATGAATGGCGCTTTGATGAAGAGCTACAACAAAACATCGTCAGTACGCATACAGTTGATGCGTTACCGGCTCATTATGCGGATTTTCCGGATGCTCTTCATCCTTCCATCAAAAAAGCGCTTGAAGCACGTGGTATCAAGCAGCTTTATACGCATCAGCGCCAGGCATTTGATTTTGCACAGCAAGGCAAGCATTTTACTGCAATTACGCCAACTGCATCGGGCAAGTCGTATTGCTATCACTTACCGGTGCTGCAGCAAATTTTACAGGACAAATCGAGTCGTGCGATTTATTTGTTTCCGACAAAAGCGCTCGCACAAGATCAAAAGTCTGATTTAAATGAACTAATCGAGTTAATGGACGAGGATATTTTAAGCTATACATATGACGGGGACACTGCACCTGGCATTCGACAAAAGATTCGTAAGGCGGGTCATATCGTCATGACCAACCCTGATATGTTGCATTCAGGCATTTTGCCGCATCATACGAAATGGGTATCACTGTTTGAAAACTTGAAGTATATCGTCATTGATGAGCTTCATACGTATAAAGGTGTATTTGGCTCGCATGTGGCACATGTCATTCGCAGGCTACAACGGATTTGTGCATTTTATGGTAGTAACCCGATTTTTATTTGTACAAGTGCAACGATTAAAAATCCAAAGGAACTGGCGGAAAGCTTAACAAATACGCAGCATGAACTGATCGCGAAATCCGGTGCACCGGTTGGAAAGAAAACATTTGTCTTTTATAATCCGCCAATTGTTCACCCTACATTTGGTGTGCGACGTAGTGCAGTACTAGAAGTGCGTGATATTTCGAAGCGCTTATTTGAAGCCGGCATTCAAACAATTATTTTCGCGAAATCCCGTGTGCGAGTAGAAATGCTTGTGACGTATTTAAAATCGCTCACAACGAAAAAAATTGGCGATGAATCGATTCAAGGATACCGGGGCGGCTATTTACCGAGTGAGCGTCGTGAAATTGAAAAAGGTTTACGTGATGGCGCGATTCAAATGGTCATTAGTACTAATGCTTTGGAGCTTGGAGTCGATATTGGGCAATTACAAGCATGTGTGATGACGGGATATCCGGGGAATATTGCCAGTGCATGGCAGCAAGCAGGGCGTGCGGGGCGTCGTCAAGACGAGGCACTTATTGTCTACGTCGCACAGTCGACAGCACTAGATCAATACGTGGTGCAGCATCCAAGCTTTATGCTCGGGAGCTCACCAGAAGAAGCGCGTATAAATCCAGAAAATATACTTATTTTAATGCAGCATTTAAAATGCGCGGCGTTTGAATTACCATTTTCAATGGAGGAAGCATACGGTGAATATGAGGTACAAGAGCTACTTACCTATTTAGAAGAAGAGGGTGTACTAGTGAAAACCTCGACGAAATGGCACTGGATGAGTGACCGTTTCCCAGCACATGAAATTTCCTTGCGCTCTGCGGCACAGGAAAACGTCGTTATTATTGACCTGACGACACCAGCGAATACAAAGGTCATTGGTGAAATGGATACGTACAGTGCAATGACGTTACTGCATGAAGAAGCGATATACATTCACCAGGGCACACAGTTCCAAGTCGAAAAGCTCGATTGGGAGGAAAAAAAGGCTTACGTACGTGAAGTTGATGTCGATTACTTTACGGATGCTAATTTGGCAGTAGAATTAAAGGTATTAAGTGAGGACAAGTCGGAACAATTTAGCGGCGCAACCGTCAGCTACGGTGATGTCGGTTTGCTTGCGATTCCGACTATTTTCAAAAAAATCCGTTTCAATACGCATGATAATATTGGTTCAGGTCCGATTTCGATTCCGCCGATGGAAATGCATACAAATGCCACATGGATGAGCTTTGACCTGCCGGATAACTGGACAGAAGAACAGCTAACGGATGCGTTAACGGGCGCGGCCTATGCGATTAGTAGCTTTGTGCCACTGTTTATTCATTGTGACCGTTCAGATATATCGGTTGTGCCGCAAGTAAAGGCCATTCACAATGAAAAGCCAACGCTCTTTATTTATGATAGCTACCCGGGTGGGATTGGTTTAAGTGAGCGTGTTTATGATGTGCTACTACCACTGCTTGAGCAAACAAAGCAACATGTCTATCTATGTCCGTGTGAGCACGGCTGCCCATCATGTATCGGTGCACAGGACACATTAGGTGAAAGTAAAAAACAAGTCATCAAAGTATTAACAACATTAATCAATGAAATGATGTGA
- a CDS encoding ribonuclease H-like domain-containing protein: MSYENKILQMKKMLGKKTETKQEKPKFIKPDPPSYTKAWQQQGLELIENDFGVLFKREVHYPFMYQHGDYRLGELFHALKRWKSQGEDHPFAISEDETIVFFDTETTGLKGAGTHIFLLGFLEANDEGFTLTQYVLADPSNEAAMLFESNMWKRNVTIVSYNGKSFDWPQLHVRWTLNQQHLPKLKEQRQVDLLHSSKRLWKDDLSRMKLTQVEQDKLGFYRQGDIPGHLAPIIYFDAVRSGNAETLMKVLVHNEWDLLSLITLYIHSTNLLHDSITTESATTYTNIGKWFGDLKQRQTSSDILKAVTSHFDSEETGFAHFYLAYELKREGEYELAIEAFQSALPTIPDKKQLQAYEQLAMLYEHQLKDYAQAYVYSQKGSELIEHLTFAKPQQLENQIGNWQKRLTRLAKKQND, encoded by the coding sequence ATGTCATATGAAAATAAAATTTTACAAATGAAAAAAATGCTTGGTAAAAAAACAGAAACGAAGCAGGAAAAGCCCAAGTTCATCAAACCTGATCCACCAAGCTACACGAAGGCCTGGCAACAGCAAGGCTTGGAATTAATCGAAAATGATTTTGGTGTGCTATTTAAACGTGAAGTACATTATCCGTTCATGTATCAGCATGGCGATTACCGCCTTGGGGAACTGTTTCATGCGTTGAAACGTTGGAAATCACAGGGAGAGGATCATCCGTTTGCGATTTCAGAGGACGAAACGATTGTTTTCTTTGATACTGAAACAACAGGTCTAAAGGGCGCTGGCACGCATATCTTTTTATTAGGCTTTTTAGAGGCGAATGATGAGGGCTTCACACTAACGCAGTATGTTCTAGCAGACCCGTCAAATGAAGCAGCGATGTTATTTGAATCCAACATGTGGAAGCGCAATGTGACAATCGTGTCGTATAATGGCAAAAGCTTTGACTGGCCGCAGCTTCATGTGCGCTGGACACTGAATCAGCAACATCTCCCGAAATTAAAAGAGCAGCGCCAAGTCGATTTATTGCATAGCTCAAAGCGTTTATGGAAGGACGATCTGTCACGGATGAAGCTCACACAGGTCGAGCAGGATAAGTTAGGCTTTTACCGACAAGGCGATATTCCAGGTCATTTAGCGCCGATAATTTATTTTGATGCGGTGAGAAGTGGGAACGCCGAGACGTTGATGAAGGTCCTTGTGCATAATGAGTGGGATTTACTATCACTGATTACGCTCTACATTCATTCGACCAATTTACTGCATGATTCGATTACAACCGAATCTGCGACAACGTACACCAATATTGGAAAATGGTTTGGGGATTTAAAGCAGCGTCAAACGAGTTCGGATATTTTAAAAGCCGTTACATCGCATTTTGATTCGGAGGAAACCGGCTTTGCCCATTTTTATTTAGCTTATGAGTTAAAGCGCGAAGGAGAGTATGAGCTGGCGATTGAAGCGTTTCAATCGGCATTGCCAACAATTCCTGATAAAAAGCAACTCCAGGCCTATGAACAGCTAGCGATGCTATATGAGCACCAACTCAAGGATTATGCCCAGGCGTATGTGTATTCACAAAAAGGAAGTGAGCTAATCGAGCACCTAACCTTTGCAAAGCCACAACAATTAGAAAATCAAATCGGCAACTGGCAAAAGCGATTAACGCGACTAGCAAAAAAACAAAACGATTAA
- a CDS encoding YppE family protein, which produces MQLIDETKQLVQECENCLTRFQKMRDEDREPDFFNEVKPHADVVHAQLKSWQQHASKWITTTGPKNLYVQQIDHAADAMEQFVVQSFYKGTSKKRFIQSIQSTIYTLSLVVRKIEEGEADAQ; this is translated from the coding sequence ATGCAATTAATAGATGAAACGAAACAACTAGTACAAGAATGTGAAAATTGTTTAACACGTTTTCAAAAAATGCGTGATGAGGACCGCGAGCCAGACTTTTTTAATGAAGTAAAACCGCACGCAGATGTCGTTCATGCGCAATTAAAAAGTTGGCAGCAACATGCGAGTAAATGGATTACAACAACAGGACCAAAAAATTTATATGTACAACAAATTGACCATGCAGCTGATGCAATGGAGCAATTTGTTGTGCAGTCTTTTTATAAAGGAACGAGCAAAAAACGTTTCATTCAATCGATTCAGTCTACGATTTATACACTTAGTTTAGTCGTACGAAAAATAGAGGAAGGTGAAGCGGATGCTCAGTAA
- a CDS encoding molecular chaperone, which translates to MKKIAAIIQQIELAQNLLTLQCEKQCLQLSQHYLLSVLAVYQKVSVAEISGQVKNTRSHMSSTND; encoded by the coding sequence ATGAAAAAAATTGCAGCAATCATTCAGCAAATTGAATTAGCCCAAAATTTGCTTACACTTCAATGTGAGAAACAGTGTCTACAACTTTCACAACACTATTTGTTAAGCGTCCTGGCTGTTTATCAAAAAGTTAGCGTAGCAGAAATCAGTGGTCAAGTAAAGAATACACGTTCGCATATGAGTAGTACAAATGATTAG
- a CDS encoding EAL domain-containing protein has protein sequence MSNLPNVQGLTLSQYPNDLIEKVFANIAEGIMITDCQKKIVTVNAAFEFVTGYTIEEVRGQNPSVLQSGVHERDFYIKMWDQIDAEGFWQGEIWNRRKTGEVYPEWLTILAIKCAKGIVTNYCAIFTDLSERKVVEDELEKRALHDSLTDVCNRFAFIERMKTLLDVSENKTQPIQHAVFFMDLDRFKQLNDTLGHSIGDLLLVEVSKRVKSLLKNKDILARFGGDEFVITLTNILHPREAAQFAEKVIHAFEQPIQINNQDIYVSTSMGISIYPEDGTTTEELLNRADRAMSFSKENGRNCFSFYFEELKTDSNRVLALDSELRKAIENREFTLAYQPKICVETEDIVGVEALVRWKSDKLGFVSPAEFIDHAEESGLIIPLSEIIFDLACEGYHKLEAAGYPKVPIAINVSSIHFQQQSFLDSIQTILERNNTSAQNFEIEVTERTVMNSAQETISKLVKLKQLGFKLSIDDFGTGYSSLSYLVRFPLDVLKIDRSFIQHICSLDDKQAIVDAIIQMAHRLQMKVVAEGVETGPQAALLKSMGCDFIQGYYYSKPLPMDELIDFIQFWEVEHQGRV, from the coding sequence ATGTCAAATTTACCAAACGTACAAGGGCTAACCTTATCGCAATATCCAAACGATTTAATTGAAAAAGTTTTTGCCAATATTGCGGAAGGTATCATGATTACCGATTGCCAAAAAAAAATCGTGACGGTGAATGCAGCATTTGAATTTGTAACGGGCTATACAATAGAGGAAGTACGAGGGCAAAATCCCTCGGTTTTACAATCCGGTGTACATGAACGTGATTTTTACATAAAGATGTGGGATCAAATTGATGCAGAAGGCTTTTGGCAAGGAGAAATCTGGAACCGCCGTAAAACGGGAGAAGTGTATCCAGAATGGCTGACAATCTTAGCGATTAAATGCGCTAAAGGCATCGTGACCAACTATTGTGCGATTTTTACGGATTTATCTGAGCGTAAAGTAGTTGAAGATGAACTAGAAAAGCGTGCCTTGCATGATTCATTAACAGATGTATGTAACCGCTTTGCCTTTATCGAACGCATGAAAACCTTGTTAGACGTTTCCGAAAACAAAACGCAACCGATTCAACATGCCGTCTTTTTCATGGATTTAGATCGTTTTAAGCAACTTAATGATACGTTAGGTCATTCAATTGGAGATTTACTTCTAGTTGAAGTGTCAAAGCGTGTGAAAAGCTTATTAAAAAATAAAGATATTTTAGCTCGTTTTGGTGGCGATGAATTTGTCATTACGTTAACAAATATTCTGCATCCACGTGAAGCAGCTCAATTTGCCGAGAAGGTCATTCATGCATTTGAACAGCCGATTCAAATTAATAACCAGGATATTTATGTGTCCACGAGTATGGGCATCAGTATTTATCCAGAGGATGGTACAACAACAGAAGAACTGTTAAACCGTGCTGACCGCGCGATGTCCTTTTCAAAGGAAAATGGCCGAAATTGCTTCTCGTTTTACTTTGAAGAGTTAAAAACCGATTCAAATCGTGTATTAGCTCTTGATAGTGAGTTGAGAAAAGCAATCGAAAATCGTGAATTTACATTAGCATACCAGCCGAAAATTTGTGTAGAGACAGAAGATATTGTAGGTGTAGAAGCACTAGTTCGCTGGAAGAGTGACAAGCTAGGTTTTGTATCACCGGCTGAATTTATTGACCATGCAGAGGAATCGGGTTTAATTATTCCGCTGAGCGAAATAATTTTTGATTTGGCTTGTGAAGGGTATCATAAGCTTGAGGCTGCGGGTTATCCAAAAGTACCAATTGCCATTAATGTATCGAGCATTCACTTCCAACAACAAAGCTTTTTAGATTCGATCCAAACGATTTTAGAACGCAACAATACATCGGCACAAAACTTTGAAATTGAAGTAACAGAGCGCACGGTCATGAACAGTGCACAAGAAACAATTAGTAAGCTCGTCAAGCTAAAACAGCTGGGCTTTAAATTATCGATTGATGACTTCGGGACAGGCTACTCGTCACTAAGCTATTTAGTACGTTTCCCACTCGATGTCTTAAAAATCGACCGTAGCTTTATTCAACATATTTGCTCGTTAGATGATAAGCAAGCCATTGTCGATGCGATCATTCAAATGGCGCATCGCTTACAAATGAAAGTAGTCGCGGAAGGTGTAGAAACAGGTCCGCAAGCAGCATTACTCAAGTCAATGGGCTGCGATTTTATTCAAGGCTATTACTACAGCAAGCCATTGCCAATGGACGAATTAATCGACTTCATTCAATTTTGGGAAGTCGAGCATCAAGGAAGGGTTTAA
- the recU gene encoding Holliday junction resolvase RecU, producing MVIRYPNGKLYVGEKKEAPMQAKTPPPKGTKKADVSYSNRGKSLEDDLNETNMFYLQQKLANIHKKPVPIQIVKVDYPARSAAVIREAYFRTPSTTDYNGVYNGYYIDFEAKETDKKTSFPLKNIHPHQMEHMKSVLHQRGIAFFIVRFSTLRRNFVVSYNLVARFYDAMDSGGRKSIPFTIFENEAIELKEGYLPRLDYLKAVDAIITDINVCESEEK from the coding sequence ATGGTCATTCGTTATCCAAATGGCAAGCTATACGTTGGTGAGAAAAAAGAAGCGCCAATGCAGGCAAAAACACCGCCACCTAAAGGGACGAAAAAAGCGGATGTTTCGTACAGTAACCGTGGAAAAAGCTTGGAAGATGATTTAAATGAAACAAACATGTTTTATTTACAGCAAAAATTGGCAAATATACACAAGAAACCTGTTCCCATTCAAATCGTCAAAGTAGATTATCCGGCAAGAAGTGCAGCGGTCATTCGTGAGGCCTATTTCCGAACACCTTCTACGACGGATTACAATGGTGTGTATAATGGCTATTACATTGATTTTGAAGCGAAGGAAACCGATAAAAAAACATCCTTTCCATTAAAAAACATCCATCCACACCAAATGGAACACATGAAATCAGTTCTCCACCAGCGTGGAATAGCATTTTTCATTGTGCGTTTTAGTACGCTTCGCCGGAATTTTGTCGTATCATATAACCTTGTGGCACGATTCTATGACGCGATGGACAGCGGTGGTAGAAAATCGATTCCGTTCACTATTTTTGAAAACGAGGCTATCGAACTTAAGGAAGGCTACTTGCCTCGCCTCGATTATTTAAAAGCAGTGGATGCAATAATCACAGACATCAATGTGTGTGAAAGTGAGGAGAAATAA